One region of Stegostoma tigrinum isolate sSteTig4 chromosome 19, sSteTig4.hap1, whole genome shotgun sequence genomic DNA includes:
- the mrgbp gene encoding MRG/MORF4L-binding protein gives MAEVQASPLEKEREEEAVSWSPEVEVCLFHAMLGHKPVGVNRHFHMICIRDKFSQNIGRQVSSKIVWEHLNVMYDMQALHESEILPFPNGERNFVLPEDIIHEVKEGKSGTEEELKDEHKEELLEQPPAEEGNMKMVEKPAVKEKMLVAGEPGTKEVIDKRKRNRATVNLLSVSSNPSSPSGAKRRRI, from the exons ATGGCCGAAGTGCAGGCGTCGCCCTTGGAGAAGGAGCGGGAGGAGGAGGCGGTCTCCTGGAGTCCGGAGGTGGAGGTCTGCCTTTTCCACGCGATGTTGGGCCACAAGCCCGTTG GAGTGAATCGGCACTTCCACATGATCTGTATTCGGGACAAATTCAGCCAGAATATCGGGCGTCAAGTCTCCTCAAAAATTGTTTGGGAACATTTGAATGTCATGTATGACATGCAAGCACTG CATGAATCTGAAATCCTCCCTTTCCCAAATGGTGAGCGGAATTTTGTTCTACCTGAAGACATTATTCACGAAGTAAAAGAAG GGAAGAGTGGAACGGAGGAAGAACTGAAGGACGAGCACAAAGAGGAGTTGCTGGAGCAGCCACCTGCTGAGGAGG GTAACATGAAGATGGTGGAGAAGCCAGCGGTGAAGGAGAAGATGCTGGTAGCCGGTGAGCCGGGGACTAAGGAGGTGATCGACAAGCGGAAAAGGAACCGAGCCACTGTGAACCTTCTGAGTGTGAGCAgtaacccctccagccccagcgGAGCCAAACGCAGGCGTATTTAA